One window from the genome of Bdellovibrio sp. NC01 encodes:
- a CDS encoding HAMP domain-containing sensor histidine kinase: MLIHLRSKIIALVLFAVVLAVAGTVFFTTKNFLEDKRNYITDVNSVASAHASKLLSQILENYRNEFEHLNDLLPRGGNAFAERLQQIEGLEQVRIYDVKKNLLLSAGRTGKNEDMSWVEKDIEVFKATGKALFKTPNEKSFLFISQIDNHVYAATFDNRSLLSGFNLASALNVSLINGDGEILVENKETKIWSDPAIKTFAAEFFAAHQNQQVWARVLSLQEGPRVLVAISPLDGLKQVGVIVSVPDAESAHLASQITRNSIPFVVGILILVSLLALLFSSRLTRSLEDLTKATSLISGGNWDVQFSYRSRDEVGQLGKAFRKMGKELKIREEDLRKAHNKVLRSEKLASLGQFSAGVAHEIKNPLTSILTYAQLIERKLGVEQDNPHSPGQFAKYIVEETLRANRIVTDLLTFARQKAPTLTSQNIVALTESTLALMAPQLETAAVTLHRQYDPTSTLMVAVDADQIRQVMSNLIMNSSQAMEEQSAEKKNITVSLAQESDEMVMKIADTGPGIAPENLGKIFEPFFSTKATGKGTGLGLSMCHGIIQQHQGQISVNSKVGEGAEFEIRLPLA; the protein is encoded by the coding sequence ATGTTGATTCATCTTCGTAGTAAAATTATCGCGCTGGTCTTATTTGCTGTCGTGCTTGCAGTTGCGGGCACAGTTTTTTTTACGACTAAGAATTTCCTGGAAGATAAAAGAAACTATATCACTGATGTGAATTCGGTAGCTTCAGCCCATGCCTCAAAACTTTTAAGTCAGATACTGGAAAACTATCGCAACGAGTTTGAGCATTTAAACGATTTACTACCTCGCGGCGGCAACGCCTTTGCCGAGCGCTTGCAACAAATTGAAGGGCTAGAGCAAGTTCGCATTTACGACGTGAAAAAGAATCTTCTGCTCAGCGCAGGGCGCACCGGCAAAAACGAAGATATGAGCTGGGTCGAAAAAGACATCGAAGTATTTAAAGCGACTGGCAAAGCTCTTTTTAAAACTCCGAATGAAAAATCGTTTTTATTTATTAGCCAAATTGATAACCATGTTTATGCCGCAACCTTTGATAATCGCAGCTTGTTGTCTGGATTCAATCTGGCAAGTGCCCTGAACGTATCGTTGATTAATGGCGATGGTGAAATTCTTGTTGAAAATAAAGAAACGAAAATTTGGTCTGATCCCGCAATTAAAACTTTTGCGGCTGAATTCTTTGCGGCCCATCAAAATCAACAGGTGTGGGCGCGAGTGCTCAGCTTGCAAGAAGGGCCTCGTGTTCTTGTTGCCATCAGCCCCTTGGACGGACTTAAACAAGTGGGTGTGATTGTGTCGGTACCCGATGCGGAATCGGCGCATCTGGCTTCGCAGATTACTCGGAACTCAATTCCGTTTGTTGTAGGCATTTTGATTCTGGTTTCTCTTTTGGCGTTATTGTTTTCTTCGCGTTTAACTCGCTCGCTGGAAGATTTAACGAAGGCAACGTCTTTGATTTCTGGCGGTAACTGGGATGTGCAATTCAGTTATCGTTCCCGTGACGAAGTCGGACAGCTTGGAAAAGCCTTCAGAAAAATGGGTAAAGAGCTTAAGATTCGTGAAGAGGACCTTAGAAAAGCTCATAACAAAGTTTTACGTTCAGAAAAGTTAGCATCCCTGGGTCAGTTCAGCGCCGGCGTCGCGCACGAGATTAAGAATCCTCTGACTTCTATTTTGACGTATGCGCAATTAATCGAACGTAAATTGGGGGTTGAACAAGACAACCCTCATTCTCCTGGGCAGTTCGCGAAATACATTGTCGAAGAAACGTTGCGTGCAAATCGCATCGTGACGGATCTGCTTACTTTTGCTCGTCAGAAAGCTCCGACGTTGACTTCGCAAAACATCGTGGCCTTGACCGAAAGTACTTTGGCTTTGATGGCCCCGCAGTTGGAGACAGCCGCTGTGACGTTACATCGTCAATACGATCCGACAAGCACTTTAATGGTGGCCGTTGATGCCGATCAAATTCGCCAAGTGATGAGTAACTTAATTATGAATTCTTCACAAGCGATGGAAGAGCAGTCTGCTGAAAAAAAAAATATCACGGTCAGCCTAGCACAAGAGAGCGATGAAATGGTGATGAAGATCGCTGATACCGGCCCAGGAATTGCCCCTGAAAATTTGGGAAAAATATTTGAACCTTTCTTTTCCACGAAAGCCACAGGCAAGGGAACGGGCCTAGGACTTTCCATGTGTCATGGAATTATTCAACAGCATCAGGGACAGATTTCTGTAAATTCTAAAGTGGGTGAGGGTGCCGAGTTTGAAATTCGTTTGCCACTGGCTTAG
- a CDS encoding sigma-54 dependent transcriptional regulator — protein MQILIVDDEVHLRNSLAAVLSGTYQVQTCESGLVALELLKKTSFDLVITDHQMPGLTGLEFIKSAKEVSPETSFMMMTAFGDVNQAVQAIRLGAEDYFLKPIEIPEFEHRVQRVLDMRKWRARLSVEKDNQKNHTRLLGNSHFVHNAKAFIDKVADAPAPVLLLGPSGTGKEVMAKSIHELSTRADMPFVGINCASLNENLIESELFGHEKGAFTGAVASKPGKFELARGGTLFLDEIGELPLSLQAKLLRVLQEKEFTRLGGVKTIKSEVRVVAATHRDLKAMTQDGRFREDLFFRLNVLSFNLATLAERKEDLPEMIEFFWQKARMNSNSKAQLPPELLASLCAYSFPGNIRELQNILERLAVLGPRQGFIPSSLLPPEITGVMPSNVVAINTVNEESFGLDESLERLERKLIEDAMTKADGNQTQAAAILKISRGTLQYKLKKFAA, from the coding sequence ATGCAGATCCTTATTGTCGATGACGAAGTTCATCTTCGAAATTCATTAGCGGCGGTCCTGTCTGGGACTTATCAAGTGCAAACTTGCGAAAGCGGGCTTGTCGCTTTAGAGCTATTGAAAAAAACCAGTTTTGATCTGGTGATTACGGATCACCAAATGCCAGGTTTAACGGGCCTTGAGTTCATCAAATCAGCGAAAGAGGTTTCACCCGAAACATCGTTCATGATGATGACAGCATTCGGCGACGTCAACCAAGCCGTGCAAGCGATCCGACTTGGCGCTGAAGACTACTTTTTAAAACCCATTGAAATTCCCGAATTTGAGCATCGCGTACAACGCGTTTTAGATATGCGTAAATGGCGTGCACGATTGTCTGTGGAAAAAGACAATCAAAAAAATCACACGCGTCTTTTAGGAAATTCTCACTTCGTGCATAACGCTAAAGCGTTTATCGATAAAGTGGCTGACGCCCCTGCCCCAGTTTTACTATTAGGTCCTAGTGGTACCGGCAAAGAAGTGATGGCGAAATCAATTCACGAATTGAGCACTCGTGCAGATATGCCCTTTGTAGGTATCAACTGTGCGAGTCTGAATGAAAATCTGATTGAGTCTGAACTTTTTGGTCATGAAAAAGGTGCCTTCACTGGTGCCGTCGCTTCAAAGCCCGGAAAATTTGAATTGGCTCGCGGTGGTACTTTATTCCTTGATGAAATTGGTGAGCTGCCACTGTCATTGCAAGCGAAACTCTTGCGTGTACTTCAAGAAAAAGAATTCACGCGCTTAGGTGGTGTGAAAACAATTAAGTCGGAAGTACGCGTGGTCGCGGCAACTCATCGTGATTTAAAAGCGATGACTCAAGATGGTCGCTTCCGTGAAGACTTGTTCTTCCGTTTGAATGTTTTAAGCTTCAATCTTGCGACGTTGGCTGAACGCAAAGAAGACCTTCCAGAGATGATTGAGTTCTTCTGGCAAAAAGCTCGCATGAATTCAAATTCTAAAGCGCAATTGCCGCCAGAATTATTGGCTTCTTTGTGTGCGTATTCATTTCCTGGAAATATCCGTGAGCTGCAAAATATCCTAGAGCGCCTTGCCGTTCTAGGACCTCGTCAAGGCTTTATCCCCTCGTCTTTATTGCCACCGGAAATCACAGGTGTAATGCCTAGCAATGTTGTTGCGATTAATACCGTGAATGAAGAATCATTTGGACTTGATGAAAGCTTAGAACGCTTGGAGCGTAAACTTATTGAAGATGCCATGACAAAAGCTGACGGCAATCAAACTCAAGCGGCGGCGATTTTAAAAATCTCTCGCGGGACCCTTCAATACAAACTTAAAAAATTCGCGGCTTAA
- a CDS encoding YSC84-related protein: MTTLKITSALIVTLFISTLCFASDKAKQQQEIRKNTKDILAQLYKAQPSAKALIKSAAGYAVFSNFGMKIFFAGGGSGKGIAYNQSTKKETFMKMVEVQAGLGLGVKKFRVIFVFEDQKKLNDFINSGWEAGAQATAAATEGGKGAAYQGAMSVSPGVWLYQLTDAGLAAEATIKGTKYYKDSDLN, encoded by the coding sequence ATGACTACATTGAAAATCACCTCAGCCTTGATTGTGACGCTCTTTATTTCCACTCTCTGCTTTGCTTCCGACAAGGCTAAGCAACAACAAGAAATTCGCAAGAACACGAAAGACATTCTTGCACAGCTTTATAAGGCTCAACCATCGGCCAAAGCTCTGATAAAATCCGCCGCTGGCTATGCCGTCTTCAGCAATTTCGGTATGAAGATCTTCTTTGCCGGAGGAGGATCTGGAAAAGGAATTGCTTACAATCAAAGCACTAAAAAAGAAACCTTTATGAAGATGGTAGAGGTTCAAGCTGGCTTGGGCTTGGGAGTGAAAAAATTCAGAGTGATCTTTGTTTTTGAAGATCAAAAGAAACTGAACGACTTCATTAACTCCGGTTGGGAAGCAGGAGCACAAGCGACGGCAGCAGCGACCGAGGGCGGCAAAGGTGCCGCCTACCAAGGGGCTATGTCAGTGTCCCCTGGAGTGTGGTTGTATCAACTGACCGACGCGGGGCTTGCCGCGGAAGCAACCATCAAAGGCACCAAATACTACAAAGACAGTGATTTGAATTAA
- a CDS encoding ParA family protein, translated as MGSVVSFINQKGGVAKTTTAINVSAQWAQEGKKILLIDLDPQSSATRAIFGDVEFENTIYDVLTGELEAQDAIVASEAFGIDVIPAEIMLSGIEIHMATKFGRESILKRALAEVKENYDIVVIDCSPSLGLLTVNALIASKDIVIPICPEYFSLKGIDLILDTLKHIHTGLGHKIEVRGIIISKYRNRRIVEKVINDLRTIYTIPVFNNYIPESIVVEEAHHNHLPMLEYSPKNPAGLALANLAAEMWI; from the coding sequence ATGGGCAGTGTTGTTTCATTTATCAATCAAAAAGGTGGCGTTGCTAAAACAACGACAGCAATCAATGTCTCTGCACAATGGGCGCAAGAGGGTAAGAAAATCCTTTTGATCGACTTGGATCCGCAATCATCAGCAACGCGTGCGATCTTTGGTGATGTTGAATTTGAAAACACAATCTATGATGTATTGACGGGCGAGTTGGAAGCCCAAGATGCCATCGTTGCTTCGGAAGCTTTTGGTATCGACGTCATTCCTGCTGAAATCATGTTAAGCGGTATTGAAATTCACATGGCGACTAAATTCGGTCGCGAAAGCATTTTGAAAAGAGCATTGGCCGAAGTGAAAGAAAACTACGATATCGTGGTGATCGACTGTTCGCCATCATTAGGTCTTTTGACGGTGAACGCGTTGATTGCTTCTAAAGATATCGTGATCCCAATCTGTCCAGAGTATTTCTCTTTAAAAGGCATCGATTTGATTTTGGATACTTTGAAGCACATTCACACAGGCTTGGGACATAAAATTGAGGTGCGTGGTATTATCATTTCTAAATATCGCAATCGTCGTATCGTTGAAAAAGTGATCAACGATTTGCGCACGATCTACACAATTCCAGTATTCAATAACTACATCCCTGAATCGATCGTCGTCGAAGAAGCCCATCACAATCATTTGCCGATGTTGGAATACTCACCAAAAAATCCAGCAGGTTTGGCTTTGGCAAATCTTGCAGCGGAAATGTGGATCTGA